In Streptomyces sp. HUAS ZL42, the DNA window GACCGGCTTCGGCCACGCCTTGTCCTTCAGGAAGCGGTAGACCGTCATGCCGTTCTTGTCGACGACGATCTCACCCAGGTTGGGGTCCTTGCGGGTGGACAGTCCGGGCAGGTCGGAGAGCTTGGCCTTCTTGCCGTCGGGGGCCAGCGCGTACCACTTGCCGCCCACACCCTGGCCGTTGACGTCCCCGGGGTTGACGTCCTTCACGTACCGGTACGCCGCCCAGCCGCCGATGGTCAGCTGCTTGGTGCCGTCGGCCCGGGTCACCGAGCCGAGCAGGGACTTGTCGATGCCCTCGCCGGCCTCGGCGTCGTCCACGGGCACGGGCGGCCAGGTCTTCGCGCAGTCGCCGTTGCAGTTCGACTTGGGCGGCTCCGCGGTGTCCTGGTCGAAGCGGTACAGGGTCATCCCGTTGCCGTCGGTCACCACATTGCCGAGCTCCGCATTGGTGGAGACGGACAACTCGCCCGCCCCGGTGGCCGGCGCGGCCACCGACCCCGAGGGGACCGGGGAAGCGCTGGCCCCGCCATAGCCGCTGCCGCCCAGGTTGCCCAGGTTGCCGGGTATGGCCGTGGCGCCGACGTTCTGACTGGATGCGGATCCGCTTTCCTGACCGCACGCCGTCGTCAGCGCCAGCAATGCCACGCCGCTCGCCACGAGTGAGGCGCTCCGCCAGGAGGTCTTCATTGTCAACTCCCCATATTCGCAAGGGTGTTGCAGCGCCCTGCTGCGCCGCCGCACGACCATGGGTACGCACGGGGACAGCCGTTGTGTTCAACCGAGGCACAAATTTCTTTCCAGAACCTGTGGCACCGTCCGCATCAGGTCGCACATGAGCCCACAACCCGACACTCTTTCGTCCGCCGTTCAAACCCCGTCGGCCCGGCTTCCTCCCTTCGTGCCACTCCCCGGGCAGCCGGGCATGGGCTGGGCCACGACTGCTCATGATCTCCGTCGTGCATGGACCCGAAGCGACCCGATCCGCCCTCGCCGCAAGACTGTTGGCCCTGGTGGCACTGGCCTGGATCCTGGTGGGCGCGCCGGCGGGAACAGCGGTGGCCGACGCCTGCGCGTCCGCCTCGACCGGCCCGGAGGGCATCGAGGCGGTGGCGGTGGCCGGAAGTGCGTCGTGGCCGTCTCCTCCGCCGTGCCCGCAGCCGCCACCGCCTCCCCCACCGTGCCCGCCACCGACCCCGACGTCCCCACCCTCCCCGGCACCCACGCCCGCTCCACCCAGTCCGACCCCGACCCCCGCACCGCCCGAGCCGGCACCCATTCCGACTCCCGAGCCACCGCCTCCGCCGGCCCCGCAGCCCGCGGCCCCCCGCCCCCGGCCGACGCCCACGCCGACACCCACCCCGCCGCCGCCCGAGCCGGCTCCCCGTCCCTCAGTGACCCCGGTCAGCTACCCGGCGTACCAGACGCCGCCGCGCAAACGACCGTCACACAACGTCACGTCACCCCTCACCTACGTCCTGCTCATCACGGCGCCCGCGGTCGTCGCCGTCGCCGCGCTGCGTCCGCGCTGACCCCCTGGAGGCATCTCTTGCCGGAATGGCTTGTTCTCACCCTCGCGATGCTGGCCGCCTGTGTCGTGGTGGTCGTCATCACCCTCCTGCGCCACCGCACGGCGGC includes these proteins:
- a CDS encoding SCO0930 family lipoprotein; amino-acid sequence: MKTSWRSASLVASGVALLALTTACGQESGSASSQNVGATAIPGNLGNLGGSGYGGASASPVPSGSVAAPATGAGELSVSTNAELGNVVTDGNGMTLYRFDQDTAEPPKSNCNGDCAKTWPPVPVDDAEAGEGIDKSLLGSVTRADGTKQLTIGGWAAYRYVKDVNPGDVNGQGVGGKWYALAPDGKKAKLSDLPGLSTRKDPNLGEIVVDKNGMTVYRFLKDKAWPKPVSNCLGACLEKWPVVSPVNFSDTKGIKEKGYMNFTRSDGVKQQTLNCSPIYTFSGDKSPGDINGQGVGGQWYAVAPDGKLVGAPGQ